Proteins found in one Coffea eugenioides isolate CCC68of chromosome 5, Ceug_1.0, whole genome shotgun sequence genomic segment:
- the LOC113771463 gene encoding putative F-box protein At3g58860: MDKRRSRSKELLDHKKDRISELPESVLSHILSCLPTEDVVRTSVSSRKWEYKWTSIYNLTFDDRKRFCYSHRRRKWKRKKQPKKTDFMNFVDRVLALSKNSSIKGCHLLCLDVYDPFRMKTWITAALSSNVQRLLISYAASSSSKLKNPSGFDGLFHLIS, translated from the coding sequence ATGGACAAGAGAAGAAGTCGAAGTAAGGAATTATTGGACCATAAAAAAGATAGAATCAGTGAACTTCCCGAAAGTGTTTTGAGTCACATCCTATCCTGTTTGCCAACAGAGGATGTTGTTAGAACTAGTGTCTCGTCAAGGAAATGGGAGTACAAATGGACTTCCATTTACAACTTAACCTTTGATGATAGAAAGAGATTTTGTTACTCGCACAGGCGGAGGAAATGGAAGAGGAAGAAGCAGCCTAAAAAGACAGATTTTATGAACTTTGTGGACAGAGTTCTTGCTCTTTCTAAGAATTCATCGATCAAAGGGTGTCACCTTTTGTGTCTAGACGTGTATGATCCATTTCGTATGAAAACTTGGATCACTGCTGCTCTAAGCTCTAATGTCCAGAGGCTTCTTATTTCATATGCAGCTAGTTCGAGTTCTAAGTTGAAAAATCCAAGTGGTTTTGATGGCTTGTTTCATTTAATTTCATAG
- the LOC113769857 gene encoding cysteine-rich receptor-like protein kinase 10, with protein sequence MTNLHSFTGAPPPSSTKGKGRRPPRAVFPIAVPLIGVAVVLFIMALVFLKRRLRKSYVAMALETSDGVADIFTAESLQYSLTEIQIATNNFSVDNKIGEGGFGRVYKGVLGNGQEVAVKRLSRSSVQGAEEFKNEIVVVAKLQHRNLVRLLGFCLEGEEKILIYELVPNKSLDYFLFDPENKRSLNWSRRYNIIGGIAKGLLYLHEDSRLRIVHRDLKASNILLDGNMSPKIADFGMAKICGVDQSEGNTNRIAGTFGYMAPEYMRRGQFSIKSDVFSFGVVILEMVTGKKNSSFQKSEDSEDLVSYVWKHWRRGEPLALLDSSIGDSFAKNEVIQCVQLGLLCVEEYVSKRPTMVSVVNMLNSSSVTLPTPHRPAVFRSHGSESIVEELEVEQPNTERISIPSSVNEASITEPYPR encoded by the exons ATGACAAACTTACATTCCTTCACCGGTGCTCCTCCTCCTAGTTCCACTAAAG GCAAAGGACGAAGACCCCCACGAGCAGTTTTTCCAATTGCTGTCCCATTAATTGGGGTTGCTGTTGTGCTATTTATCATGGCTTTAGTTTTCCTGAAAAGAAGATTGCGGAAGAGTTATGTTGCTATGGCACTGGAAACAAGTG ATGGCGTTGCTGATATCTTCACTGCCGAATCTTTACAGTATAGCTTAACTGAAATTCAAATTGCCACAAATAACTTCTCTGTGGATAACAAAATTGGCGAAGGTGGATTTGGTCGTGTATACAAG GGTGTACTTGGTAATGGACAAGAAGTAGCTGTTAAAAGGCTGTCAAGGAGCTCAGTGCAAGGTGCAGAagaatttaaaaatgaaattgtAGTAGTCGCAAAGCTTCAACACAGAAATCTAGTTCGGCTATTGGGATTTTGCctggaaggagaagaaaagataCTCATCTATGAACTTGTTCCTAACAAAAGCCTTGACTACTTTCTCTTTG ATCCAGAAAATAAACGATCATTGAACTGGTCAAGACGTTACAATATCATTGGAGGTATAGCAAAAGGACTTCTTTATCTGCATGAGGATTCTCGTCTAAGAATTGTTCATCGCGATCTCAAAGCAAGCAATATATTATTGGATGGAAATATGAGCCCAAAGATCGCAGATTTTGGCATGGCAAAGATTTGTGGAGTTGATCAATCTGAAGGAAACACAAATAGAATTGCTGGGACATT CGGTTACATGGCTCCTGAATATATGAGACGGGGCCAGTTTTCGATAAAGTCAGATGTATTCAGTTTTGGGGTTGTTATTTTAGAAATGGTTACAGGCAAGAAGAATAGTAGTTTCCAAAAATCTGAAGATTCTGAAGACCTCGTAAGCTat GTTTGGAAGCATTGGAGACGTGGCGAACCTTTAGCTCTTCTGGATTCAAGTATTGGAGATTCTTTTGCCAAAAATGAAGTCATTCAATGTGTCCAATTAGGCTTACTATGTGTTGAAGAATATGTCAGTAAAAGGCCTACAATGGTTTCCGTGGTCAATATGCTCAATAGTAGCTCTGTTACCCTACCAACTCCACATCGTCCAGCAGTTTTCCGGAGCCATGGATCGGAAAGCATTGTGGAAGAGCTGGAAGTTGAGCAACCTAATACCGAAAGAATTTCAATTCCAAGCTCTGTAAATGAGGCATCAATTACTGAACCATACCCCAGATAG
- the LOC113771464 gene encoding probable carboxylesterase 120: protein MNAGSKADTKRQSKFSSLMADPIAAISFADPHADPYGHMGLVRNPDGSVTRQFEHPKTPVSSYDGSPILLVKDVPINQSKNTGARIFLPKEALESFPGRKLPLLIYFHSGGFVILSVATTGFDDFHRALATEVPFVVVSIEHRLAPEHRLPAAYEDCLEALHWIKNSQDEWLEKYADLSNSFLMGSSSGGNIAYHVGLSASSCVDDLKPLNIKGLILHQAFFGGNKRTESELRALNDTFIPPCVTDVLWELSLPVGADRDHEFSNPVLSIKPGQFDQIKALGWKILMAGYENDALFDRQFEIAKMLEGEGVPVVTNFVEGGYHGIDMFESTKTKVLCEVVKEFIISFVTTA from the coding sequence ATGAACGCTGGCTCCAAAGCTGACACCAAAAGGCAGTCAAAATTCTCATCTCTTATGGCTGATCCAATTGCAGCAATTTCATTCGCTGATCCTCATGCTGATCCCTATGGCCATATGGGCTTAGTCCGGAACCCCGACGGCTCAGTCACGCGTCAATTTGAACATCCAAAAACACCCGTCTCCTCCTATGATGGCAGCCCTATCCTTCTTGTCAAAGATGTCCCCATTAACCAATCCAAGAACACTGGCGCCCGTATATTCCTACCGAAAGAAGCACTTGAATCCTTCCCAGGCAGGAAACTTCCGCTCCTGATTTACTTTCACAGTGGAGGATTCGTGATTTTAAGCGTGGCCACGACcggttttgatgattttcatAGAGCTTTAGCTACTGAGGTCCCGTTTGTAGTCGTATCAATCGAGCATCGTCTTGCTCCCGAGCACAGGCTGCCGGCAGCCTACGAAGATTGCTTGGAAGCTTTGCACTGGATCAAGAATTCACAAGACGAATGGTTGGAAAAGTATGCAGATTTATCAAACAGTTTCCTCATGGGCAGCAGTTCAGGGGGAAACATTGCCTATCATGTTGGTTTGAGTGCATCTTCATGCGTTGATGATCTTAAGCCTTTGAATATTAAAGGGTTGATTTTGCACCAAGCATTTTTTGGTGGCAACAAGAGGACAGAATCGGAGTTGAGGGCTCTGAATGACACATTTATACCGCCCTGTGTTACTGATGTCTTGTGGGAACTTTCATTGCCCGTAGGTGCTGACCGAGATCATGAATTTTCTAATCCAGTTTTGAGCATCAAACCTGGACAATTCGATCAGATTAAAGCTTTAGGATGGAAGATTTTAATGGCAGGATATGAAAACGATGCATTGTTTGATCGCCAATTTGAGATTGCCAAAATGTTAGAAGGCGAGGGTGTTCCCGTGGTGACTAATTTTGTTGAAGGAGGTTATCATGGAATTGACATGTTTGAGTCTACCAAAACTAAAGTCCTTTGTGAGGTTGTGAAGGAGTTTATAATCTCCTTTGTGACAACAGCTTAG